The following proteins come from a genomic window of Dreissena polymorpha isolate Duluth1 chromosome 1, UMN_Dpol_1.0, whole genome shotgun sequence:
- the LOC127864176 gene encoding uncharacterized protein LOC127864176 isoform X2 has protein sequence MSGIMADAMIIMDHTYIKGERVSGFQVIGSRSGPDHIYSSCAPKDSSTPPKRGSKRAVSTPTGQTPTHEHKRIELDEKTRHNKWSLDETSFLREYSQTLRKDGESENSFWNNCAIAMNNMFGGKNRTGKSCKMAAWRLNLSGTCNSTMCTSVNEDFVDFTPLSETKGNNVGTQTDLSFNNKQRSNKQDWFFFEPRKNLQGTTNVCAETVNTAALRRLRTYSELKESEIQEIIQKIMFQHCSGNCIWGVKF, from the exons ATGAGCGGAATAATGGCCGACGCGATGATAATA atggatcatacttatataaaaggggagagaGTGTCTGGGTTTCAAGTGATCGGGAGTAGGTCTGGCCCAGATCACATATACAGTTCCTGTGCCCCCAAAGACTCAAGTACCCCTCCGAAACGAGGAAGCAAGAGGGCAGTGTCAACTCCCACAGGACAAACACCTACACATGAACATAAAAGGATTGAACTG GATGAAAAAACCAGACACAACAAATGGTCCCTTGATGAGACATCCTTTCTGAGAGAATACAGTCAGACATTACGAAAAGATGGCGAGTCAGAAAACAGTTTCTGGAACAACTGCGCAATTGCAATGAACAACATGTTTGGTGGAAAAAACAGAACAG GGAAGTCCTGCAAGATGGCAGCCTGGCGGTTAAATCTTTCTGGTACATGTAACAGCACCATGTGTACTTCTGTTAATGAAGACTTTGTGGATTTTACGCCGCTGTCAGAGACAAAAGGAAACAATGTGGGAACCCAGACTGATTTGTCTTTTAATAATAAGCAAAG GTCTAACAAACAAGACTGGTTTTTTTTTGAACCACGGAAAAATCTGCAGGGG ACAACGAATGTGTGTGCTGAAACAGTAAATACGGCCGCACTAAGACGTTTAAGGACCTACTCTGAGCTAAAAGAGTCTGAGATACAGGAGATCATACAAAAAATAA TGTTCCAGCACTGCAGTGGAAACTGCATCTGGGGAGTGAAGTTTTAA
- the LOC127864176 gene encoding uncharacterized protein LOC127864176 isoform X1 translates to MSGIMADAMIIMDHTYIKGERVSGFQVIGSRSGPDHIYSSCAPKDSSTPPKRGSKRAVSTPTGQTPTHEHKRIELDEKTRHNKWSLDETSFLREYSQTLRKDGESENSFWNNCAIAMNNMFGGKNRTGKSCKMAAWRLNLSGTCNSTMCTSVNEDFVDFTPLSETKGNNVGTQTDLSFNNKQRSNKQDWFFFEPRKNLQGTTNVCAETVNTAALRRLRTYSELKESEIQEIIQKISSSSPREVAGHILSSPLRGSIIVELLNEIEYAAKECCNKDSVLAQKDFCDLAEFKWHELIDELLEQQPLLADVLLAVSLPTSKIGNTKSVQSLIPVISTVFGMLMKTRYQELSLVQKMIAMTLANEQTSQKVYDRLQPLGVTLSHSGMLYTMDQISGHFNNELIDAIASGKKFRIVGDNINFHVGLTHERKSRGNAAHMEHWFGSMAIIQNLSFSHLSHHTPRCDLRALPVSVFLLEEKDIQILKKNISQLISRVMTEFFPWMKFAKETANKPILGEFAEFPEFRRKNQVIPLPVMSKNEQKYSDVVEILDSYENLVISVCNQANVEAMEVHIGGDQLTRERFSGAKRLRAAALTEMERFHHLTPITFELFHLQMSVLTLFYQQLYNTTNTEPFTLHAQKIRLLRTDADGNDVKNHYNHCKELAVSFIKSYIIEAACEQFGINDYNTVPDIHLPNDDDSVSSWLLEVVQPVTEKILDACKLDSDLDHGYCDKASDYANLVLQLGVLFMELNDVVKYPDRDRLLAVLKILMVILKGHNTRSKYALEILRLLCQQFALLSESQAYSSMYGMFVNTGGKLDTNSPADLEMEHLVRLTKGHLKAMCSNKSESSVRKRSCAFYGMKKICDNFDEQTKVVHRAQKHKVLSSVEDEKAIIKDLRKVRPFQHMCGRQIASMKHCPKNPVKKINTEELHKWISQNQIKFYYEIGR, encoded by the exons ATGAGCGGAATAATGGCCGACGCGATGATAATA atggatcatacttatataaaaggggagagaGTGTCTGGGTTTCAAGTGATCGGGAGTAGGTCTGGCCCAGATCACATATACAGTTCCTGTGCCCCCAAAGACTCAAGTACCCCTCCGAAACGAGGAAGCAAGAGGGCAGTGTCAACTCCCACAGGACAAACACCTACACATGAACATAAAAGGATTGAACTG GATGAAAAAACCAGACACAACAAATGGTCCCTTGATGAGACATCCTTTCTGAGAGAATACAGTCAGACATTACGAAAAGATGGCGAGTCAGAAAACAGTTTCTGGAACAACTGCGCAATTGCAATGAACAACATGTTTGGTGGAAAAAACAGAACAG GGAAGTCCTGCAAGATGGCAGCCTGGCGGTTAAATCTTTCTGGTACATGTAACAGCACCATGTGTACTTCTGTTAATGAAGACTTTGTGGATTTTACGCCGCTGTCAGAGACAAAAGGAAACAATGTGGGAACCCAGACTGATTTGTCTTTTAATAATAAGCAAAG GTCTAACAAACAAGACTGGTTTTTTTTTGAACCACGGAAAAATCTGCAGGGG ACAACGAATGTGTGTGCTGAAACAGTAAATACGGCCGCACTAAGACGTTTAAGGACCTACTCTGAGCTAAAAGAGTCTGAGATACAGGAGATCATACAAAAAATAA GTTCCAGCTCTCCAAGAGAAGTAGCAGGGCATATATTGTCTTCTCCATTGAGAGGAAGTATCATTGTtgaacttttaaatgaaattgaatatgcaGCAAAAGAATGCTGCAACAAGGACAGTGTTTTGGCCCAAAAGGATTTCTGTGACCTGGCTGAATTTAAATGGCATGAACTCATTGATGAATTATTAGAGCAACAGCCATtgctagctgatgttctcttggcTGTGTCTCTACCAACTTCTAAGATAGGGAATACAAAATCTGTTCAGAGCCTTATACCGGTCATATCTACTGTGTTTGGAATGTTGATGAAAACACGATACCAGGAGTTGTCGTTAGTTCAAAAGATGATCGCAATGACTTTAGCTAATGAACAAACAAGCCAAAAA GTGTATGACAGACTTCAACCTTTGGGTGTCACTCTGAGCCATTCAGGCATGTTGTATACCATGGATCAGATATCGGGACACTTTAATAATGAACTAATTGATGCCATTGCCAGTGGAAAGAAATTCAGAATTGTTGGGGACAACATTAACTTTCATGTAGGTTTAACCCATGAACGTAAATCAAGAGGAAATGCAGCTCATATGGAGCATTGGTTTGGGTCAATGGCTATAATACAAAACCTAAGTTTTAGTCACCTTTCCCACCATACACCAAGATGTGACCTGCGAGCACTGCCTGTGTCAGTATTCTTGTTAGAAGAAAAGGATATtcaaatactgaagaagaatatCTCCCAGCTGATTTCCCGAGTCATGACAGAGTTCTTCCCCTGGATGAAGTTCGCAAAAGAAACGGCAAACAAACCAATTCTAGGCGAGTTTGCTGAATTTCCAGAGTTTAGAAGAAAAAATCAAGTCATTCCTCTCCCAGTGATGTCGAAAAATGAACAGAAATATTCAGATGTGGTAGAAATACTAGACTCCTATGAAAATCTTGTAATATCTGTTTGCAACCAGGCAAATGTTGAAGCAATGGAGGTGCACATTGGTGGAGACCAACTCACTCGAGAAAGATTTTCAGGAGCTAAGCGCTTAAGAGCAGCAGCACTTACTGAAATGGAGAGATTTCACCATTTGACACCAATTACATTTGAGCTTTTCCATTTACAGATGTCTGTTCTCACTTTGTTTTATCAACAACTGTATAATACAACAAACACAGAGCCCTTCACACTCCATGCACAAAAGATTCGTCTGCTTCGAACAGATGCTGATGGTAATGACGTCAAAAACCATTATAATCATTGCAAAGAGCTGGCAGTATCTTTTATCAAATCGTACATAATTGAGGCAGCATGTGAGCAATTTGGCATTAATGACTACAATACTGTTCCTGATATTCATCTGCCGAATGATGATGACTCAGTCTCCTCTTGGCTATTGGAAGTAGTTCAACCAGTTACAGAAAAAATTCTCGATGCTTGTAAACTTGATAGTGACTTGGACCATGGATACTGTGACAAAGCATCTGACTATGCGAACCTTGTTCTACAACTAGGTGTTCTGTTCATGGAATTGAATGATGTGGTAAAATACCCAGACAGAGATAGATTACTGGCAGTCCTGAAAATACTTATGGTCATCTTAAAAGGACATAACACCAGATCGAAGTATGCTCTTGAAATTCTTCGTTTATTGTGTCAGCAATTTGCTTTGTTAAGTGAGAGTCAGGCATATTCTAGTATGTATGGAATGTTTGTTAATACTGGGGGGAAACTTGATACAAACAGTCCAGCTGATTTAGAAATGGAACACCTGGTTAGATTGACAAAAGGTCATCTGAAAGCAATGTGTTCTAACAAGTCCGAGTCTTCAGTGCGGAAACGAAGTTGTGCATTTTATGGTATGAAGAAAATCTGTGATAACTTTGATGAACAAACAAAAGTTGTTCATCGTGCTCAAAAGCACAAAGTGTTGTCATCTGTTGAAGATGAAAAGGCAATTATTAAAGACCTGAGAAAAGTGAGGCCATTTCAGCATATGTGTGGAAGACAAATTGCTTCAATGAAGCACTGTCCCAAAAATCCGGTAAAGAAGATTAACACGGAAGAACTGCACAAATGGATTTCTCAGAACCAAATTAAGTTTTATTATGAAATTGGACGTTAA
- the LOC127864184 gene encoding uncharacterized protein LOC127864184: MADAMEIVINSQSITDALQKYCSEFQTNISELKPLQFKAVQTLLSKKDCICALPTGYGKSLIYEILPFIVPKCIVIVIVPLNAIIEQQILKLYGQSFSMSMSIDTVDLSITKYFFFHPETVLNSLEVNKLFRSVKFQDYNKFLVIDEAHCVIEWGGEFRKDFKRIYQLKSLVSCPILALSATITKAGQTEIAKCLHLTNYEVVSASPAKDNIKMVVMNRPSPNSKGNTSFTPYDYIFVPVLQQLKSEIDNFEITIVYCKTINWIGYGYELAKQILGDEFYSGKPSEKTARVMMYHSSMEGSDGKLKKHIVETLQTERSTIRLIIASVALGMGADLRHVKRVIHAGPPTSLETYIQEIGRAGRSHDDALAILFFNKSDIASEHMTREMKDYCVNSTICRRSLVNQYFGFETQDVKQFSICCDLCNNELGIEYDFSKLSAN, translated from the exons ACTAATATATCAGAGCTCAAACCACTACAGTTTAAAGCAGTACAAACATTATTATCAAAAAAAGACTGCATCTGTGCTCTACCCACTGGTTATGGCAAATCATTAATTTACGAAATTTTACCTTTTATTGTTCCAAAATGTATTGTGATTGTTATTGTGCCTTTAAATGCCATAATAGAACAGCAAATACTGAAACTCTATGGACAATCTTTTTCTATGTCTATGAGTATAGACACTGTTGACTTATCaattaccaaatattttttctttcatcCAGAGACTGTTTTAAACTCTCTTGAAGTGAACAAACTATTTCGCTCTGTTAAATTTCAAGATTATAACAAGTTTCTTGTAATCGACGAGGCTCATTGTGTTATTGAATGGGGCGGAGAATTTAGGAAGGACTTTAAAAGAATATACCAACTGAAGTCTCTTGTAAGTTGCCCAATTCTTGCTTTGTCAGCAACAATAACAAAAGCAGGTCAAACTGAAATTGCAAAATGTCTGCATTTGACTAACTATGAAGTTGTAAGTGCTAGCCCTGCAAAAGACAACATTAAGATGGTCGTTATGAATCGTCCTAGTCCAAACTCCAAAGGGAATACCTCATTTACACCATATGACTATATATTTGTACCGGTTTTGCAACAACTGAAGAGTGAGattgataattttgaaataactattgtatattgtaaGACAATTAATTGGATTGGTTATGGATATGAACTTGCAAAGCAAATACTTGGTGATGAATTCTACTCAGGAAAACCATCGGAGAAAACTGCAAGAGTCATGATGTACCATTCATCTATGGAAGGCTCTGATGGGAAG TTGAAGAAACATATTGTTGAGACGTTACAGACTGAAAGGTCTACGATCCGACTGATAATTGCATCTGTGGCTCTAGGCATGGGTGCAGATTTGAGGCATGTTAAGAGGGTGATTCATGCTGGACCTCCTACTTCCTTAGAAA CTTATATACAAGAGATCGGCAGAGCTGGAAGAAGCCATGATGATGCCCTGGCCATTCTCTTCTTTAACAAATCAGACATTGCATCTGAACATATGACCAGAGAAATGAAGGACTATTGTGTAAACTCAACTATCTGCCGAAGAAGTTTAGTTAaccagtattttggttttgaaactcAGGATGTCAAACAGTTTTCAATTTGTTGTGATTTGTGCAATAATGAACTGGGGATAGAATATGATTTTAGTAAACTGTCAGCTAACTAA